A single genomic interval of uncultured Desulfobulbus sp. harbors:
- a CDS encoding Glu/Leu/Phe/Val dehydrogenase has translation MNDIFALGDNLGPAKVIHVSQPHLGLKGVLVVDNVATGPAIGGLRMAEDVDTVECARLARAMTLKNAAAALPHGGGKSVLIGNPNMEVKKKEQLIRAFAHALRNETDYIFGPDMGTNEECMGWIKDEIGRSVGLPLELGGIPLDKIGATGFGLQQAIEVAIEYCDFSLAGARLVVQGFGAVGSHAARFLAQRGAILVGVADSKATLSDPEGIDVEELIRIKARGGSVLDYPRGRKLGTDAVIDLDCEIWVPAARPDILHKDNVHRLRAKLVAQGANIALTKEAEQYLHAKGILNLPDFMANAGGVICAAMEYHGATQTAAMEAIRDKISANTRTMLEEVKREKTLPREAALHIAKRRVLKAMELKRWGIF, from the coding sequence ATGAACGATATCTTTGCATTGGGTGACAATCTCGGACCAGCCAAGGTTATTCATGTCTCTCAGCCGCACCTCGGACTTAAAGGCGTCCTTGTGGTGGACAACGTCGCCACCGGCCCTGCCATCGGCGGGCTGCGCATGGCTGAGGATGTCGACACGGTTGAATGCGCCCGCCTGGCCAGGGCCATGACCTTGAAGAATGCGGCGGCGGCGCTGCCCCATGGCGGCGGCAAGTCCGTGCTCATCGGCAATCCGAACATGGAAGTCAAAAAAAAGGAGCAGTTGATACGGGCCTTTGCCCATGCCCTGCGCAACGAGACAGACTACATCTTTGGCCCGGACATGGGCACCAACGAGGAGTGCATGGGCTGGATCAAGGACGAGATAGGTCGCAGCGTGGGATTGCCCCTGGAGTTGGGCGGCATCCCCCTGGACAAGATCGGTGCCACCGGCTTTGGCCTGCAGCAGGCCATCGAAGTTGCGATCGAATACTGCGACTTTTCCCTTGCCGGCGCCCGCCTGGTGGTTCAGGGATTTGGCGCGGTGGGCAGTCATGCGGCCCGCTTTCTCGCGCAACGGGGTGCCATCCTCGTGGGTGTGGCCGACTCCAAGGCAACCCTCTCTGATCCGGAAGGCATCGATGTGGAGGAGTTGATCCGGATCAAAGCGCGCGGCGGCTCGGTTCTGGATTACCCCCGGGGCAGGAAGCTTGGGACCGATGCGGTGATCGATCTCGATTGTGAAATATGGGTCCCTGCGGCCCGGCCCGACATTCTCCACAAGGACAATGTCCATCGTTTGCGGGCCAAGCTGGTGGCCCAGGGGGCCAATATCGCCCTGACCAAGGAGGCTGAGCAGTATCTCCACGCCAAGGGCATCCTCAACCTGCCCGATTTCATGGCCAATGCCGGCGGCGTCATCTGTGCGGCCATGGAATACCATGGAGCCACCCAGACCGCGGCAATGGAGGCGATTCGCGATAAGATCAGCGCCAATACCCGCACGATGCTCGAGGAGGTCAAACGCGAAAAAACCCTGCCCAGGGAGGCAGCCCTGCATATAGCCAAACGCAGGGTCCTGAAGGCCATGGAGCTCAAGCGCTGGGGGATCTTTTAA
- a CDS encoding DEAD/DEAH box helicase — protein MPPHAKHPIGVTEYIEALKHSPRFGRQVAHHEELAGCDARFADLAQPLPPPLAQALNQAGYSRFFSHQQEAIDRIRAGEDVIVATPTASGKSLIYNIPVMERLLTDPASNALYLFPLKALAQDQLRWIDDFASGVPGLGKQLAQICDGDTSDYRRRKIREQPPRILISNPDMLHLSMLGYNENWAALWQGLTHIVIDEVHTYRGVFGSHMAWVMRRLSRICAKFGASPQFILSSATVGNPDELAKTLVNRRFSVIRESGAPRGTRHFIFIDPLESAAFAASQLLEAALKRGLRTIVYTQARKMTELLYIWTRERLGELNDKLTSYRAGFLPEERREIEAKLSGGELLGVISTSALELGIDIGSLDICILVGYPGTLMATWQRGGRVGRRQRDSLIIMVGQEDALDQYFLRHPEDFFEREVESAVLNPDNPVIAKQHLLCAATEVPIRKGEAIIAGEAAQAAVAELVSEAELLLGSDGRTWYTGRKYPHRGVDLRGNGRSFVIRLAGDRGKILGQIDGGRCLKECHPGAIYLHRGETYLIADLDLEAQEVIATRREVNYFTRTMGNKETEILKINAMVEHRLEDAGLQYRVALGRLKVTDQVTGFQRRLVRGHKVIATQPLNLPPTVFETEGLWIEIPQHLQERIENGLLHFMGGIHALEHAAIGIFPLLVLCDRNDVGGISYPFHPQLNTSAVFIYDGHPGGVGLCREAFAKVGELLAKTLAVIASCPCETGCPSCVHSPKCGSGNRPIDKEAAKQLLLGLGADKDPAHWHQLTVAIEEQEQADSTDGSKTPVETEEKGQIQLPPRFGVFDIETQKSAAEVGGWHKAEKMLVSVAVVYDSSLDEYLVFREGEVDELIRHLQGLDLVVGFNNKRFDNQVLAGYGHHGLAQRPTVDILERVKNRLGYRLSLDNLAQNTLGVKKSADGLMALKWYREGRIDKIIDYCRRDVEVTKDLFLFGLENGYLLFTNKAGKLVRCPVDFRTKSEEGER, from the coding sequence ATGCCACCTCACGCCAAACACCCAATAGGGGTTACCGAATACATCGAGGCACTGAAGCATTCCCCCCGCTTTGGCCGGCAAGTGGCCCACCATGAAGAACTTGCGGGGTGCGATGCCCGCTTTGCCGATCTCGCCCAGCCGCTGCCCCCTCCCCTGGCACAGGCGCTTAACCAGGCAGGCTATTCCCGTTTTTTCAGCCACCAACAGGAGGCCATCGATCGCATTCGCGCAGGCGAGGATGTTATCGTCGCCACGCCGACCGCCAGCGGCAAGAGCCTGATCTACAACATTCCGGTGATGGAACGGCTGCTCACTGATCCCGCTTCCAACGCCCTCTACCTCTTTCCGCTCAAGGCCCTGGCCCAGGACCAGTTGCGCTGGATAGACGACTTTGCCAGCGGTGTCCCGGGATTGGGCAAGCAGCTGGCCCAGATCTGCGACGGCGACACCTCGGACTACCGCCGCCGCAAGATCCGCGAGCAGCCGCCGCGCATCCTCATCAGCAACCCCGACATGCTCCATCTGTCGATGCTCGGCTACAACGAGAACTGGGCCGCCCTTTGGCAGGGACTGACCCACATCGTCATCGACGAGGTCCATACCTACCGCGGCGTTTTCGGCAGCCACATGGCCTGGGTAATGCGCCGGCTTTCCCGCATCTGCGCAAAATTCGGCGCTAGCCCCCAATTCATCCTCTCCTCCGCCACTGTCGGTAATCCGGACGAACTGGCGAAAACACTTGTCAACCGCAGGTTCAGTGTGATCCGTGAAAGCGGTGCGCCGCGGGGCACGCGTCATTTCATCTTCATTGATCCGCTTGAGTCCGCCGCCTTTGCCGCCAGTCAACTCCTCGAGGCCGCCCTCAAGCGGGGACTGCGCACCATTGTCTACACCCAGGCGCGCAAGATGACCGAGCTCCTCTATATTTGGACCCGGGAGCGGCTGGGTGAGCTGAACGACAAACTCACCTCCTACCGGGCCGGTTTTCTGCCCGAGGAACGACGGGAAATAGAAGCGAAACTCTCCGGCGGAGAACTATTGGGCGTGATTTCCACCAGCGCCCTGGAACTGGGCATTGATATCGGCAGCCTGGACATCTGTATTCTCGTGGGTTATCCGGGAACGCTCATGGCCACCTGGCAGCGTGGCGGTCGGGTGGGACGGCGACAGCGGGACTCGCTGATCATCATGGTGGGGCAGGAGGATGCCCTGGATCAGTATTTTCTCCGCCATCCCGAGGATTTTTTTGAGCGGGAGGTGGAATCGGCGGTGCTCAACCCGGACAATCCGGTCATTGCCAAGCAGCATCTGCTCTGCGCCGCCACCGAAGTTCCGATTCGCAAGGGGGAAGCGATTATTGCCGGCGAGGCGGCCCAGGCCGCGGTGGCGGAACTGGTTTCGGAGGCGGAGCTGCTCCTCGGTTCCGATGGCCGCACCTGGTACACCGGTCGCAAGTATCCGCACCGGGGGGTGGACCTGCGGGGGAACGGCCGCTCCTTTGTCATCCGCCTCGCTGGTGATCGAGGTAAGATCCTCGGACAGATCGATGGCGGACGTTGCCTCAAGGAATGTCATCCCGGGGCCATCTATCTTCACCGGGGCGAAACCTACCTGATCGCTGATCTTGACCTGGAAGCCCAGGAGGTGATCGCCACCCGCAGGGAGGTCAACTATTTCACCCGCACCATGGGGAACAAGGAGACCGAGATCCTCAAGATCAACGCCATGGTGGAACACCGGCTGGAGGATGCCGGCCTGCAGTATCGCGTTGCCCTGGGCCGGCTCAAGGTCACCGATCAGGTCACTGGTTTTCAACGCCGCCTGGTCAGGGGCCACAAGGTGATTGCCACCCAGCCGCTCAACCTGCCGCCAACCGTCTTTGAGACCGAGGGTCTATGGATCGAGATCCCGCAACACCTGCAGGAGCGCATCGAAAACGGACTGCTCCACTTCATGGGCGGCATCCACGCCCTGGAGCATGCGGCCATCGGCATCTTCCCCCTGCTGGTGCTCTGTGATCGCAACGATGTCGGAGGCATTTCCTACCCCTTTCATCCCCAGCTGAATACATCTGCGGTGTTCATCTACGACGGCCATCCCGGCGGAGTGGGCCTCTGCCGCGAAGCCTTCGCCAAGGTGGGCGAACTGCTTGCCAAAACGCTTGCGGTGATTGCCTCCTGCCCCTGCGAAACCGGCTGTCCCTCCTGTGTCCACTCGCCCAAATGCGGCTCCGGCAACCGGCCGATCGACAAGGAGGCGGCCAAACAACTGCTCCTTGGCCTGGGCGCGGACAAGGACCCTGCCCATTGGCACCAGCTGACCGTAGCCATTGAAGAACAGGAGCAAGCAGACTCGACAGACGGTTCAAAGACGCCCGTAGAAACCGAAGAAAAGGGCCAGATACAACTCCCGCCACGCTTCGGCGTTTTTGACATCGAAACGCAGAAATCCGCGGCCGAGGTCGGCGGCTGGCACAAGGCGGAAAAAATGCTGGTCAGCGTCGCCGTGGTCTATGACTCCTCCCTGGATGAGTATCTGGTGTTTCGCGAGGGTGAAGTGGACGAACTGATTCGCCATCTGCAGGGCCTTGATCTGGTGGTGGGGTTCAACAACAAACGCTTCGACAACCAGGTCCTCGCCGGGTACGGCCACCATGGGTTGGCCCAACGCCCCACGGTGGACATCCTCGAACGGGTCAAGAACCGGCTGGGATATCGCCTCAGCCTCGACAACCTGGCCCAAAACACCCTGGGCGTCAAAAAATCCGCGGATGGGTTGATGGCGCTCAAATGGTACCGCGAGGGACGTATCGACAAGATCATCGACTACTGCCGCCGGGATGTCGAGGTGACCAAGGACCTGTTTCTCTTTGGCCTGGAAAACGGGTACCTCCTCTTTACCAACAAGGCCGGCAAGCTGGTGCGTTGTCCGGTCGATTTCCGGACAAAGAGCGAAGAAGGTGAGCGATAG
- a CDS encoding pyruvate synthase, whose product MMRELMTGNGAAAWGARLARVEYLPAFPITPQTEIIETLGKWISRGDMACKMTTLESEHSMVTAAGAAAATGVRVFTATSSQGLLYAAEMLYTVAGWRVPLVLVNVSRGLSAPITLEPDHNDVLAMRDCGFLQLHCATCQEVLDHVLMAYRLAEDPQIRLPVLVNLDGFYLSFTREPVIIPEQESVDQFLPPFDPANLHFRRSQPISQGVAVLGGPAYSYFRYQTHLANLNGVAAYSEIGREFGALFGRSYGPVEAYRCKDAEIALVMMGCFATKAKEAVDRLREAGQKVGLVRPRLIRPLPVEPLRQALAGKRGLAVVDQNLSMGKGGILHTELASALYGQADAPPILASFVGGLGGRDIAPAEFYQMVRVVEEAVQSGITPAPRLLYTEEELRGIRGLQKVAGIHFHEEGGKA is encoded by the coding sequence ATGATGCGAGAACTCATGACCGGCAATGGCGCTGCAGCCTGGGGTGCCCGCCTCGCCCGTGTTGAGTACCTGCCCGCCTTCCCCATCACTCCGCAAACGGAGATCATCGAAACCCTCGGCAAGTGGATCAGTCGTGGCGACATGGCCTGCAAGATGACCACACTTGAGTCGGAACACTCCATGGTCACCGCCGCGGGTGCGGCTGCCGCCACCGGGGTCCGGGTCTTCACCGCCACCTCCAGCCAGGGACTGCTCTATGCGGCCGAGATGCTCTATACCGTGGCCGGTTGGCGGGTCCCCCTGGTGTTGGTGAATGTTTCGCGGGGCCTCTCCGCGCCCATCACCCTGGAACCGGACCATAACGACGTGCTTGCCATGCGCGACTGCGGCTTTCTCCAACTCCACTGCGCCACCTGCCAGGAGGTGCTCGACCATGTGCTCATGGCCTATCGCCTGGCCGAAGATCCCCAGATCCGTTTGCCGGTCCTGGTCAACCTTGACGGGTTTTACCTCTCGTTCACCCGCGAGCCGGTGATCATCCCCGAGCAGGAAAGCGTGGACCAATTCCTCCCGCCTTTTGATCCCGCCAACCTCCATTTTCGTCGCAGCCAGCCGATCAGCCAGGGGGTTGCGGTGTTGGGCGGCCCGGCCTATTCCTACTTCCGCTACCAGACCCATCTGGCCAACCTCAACGGGGTAGCGGCCTACAGCGAAATCGGACGTGAGTTTGGCGCCCTGTTTGGCAGAAGCTACGGCCCCGTGGAGGCATACCGCTGCAAGGATGCGGAGATCGCCCTGGTGATGATGGGCTGTTTTGCCACCAAGGCCAAGGAAGCGGTGGACCGGCTGCGCGAGGCAGGGCAGAAGGTCGGCCTGGTGCGGCCGAGGCTGATCCGCCCCCTGCCGGTGGAACCCCTGCGCCAGGCCCTGGCCGGGAAACGAGGTTTGGCCGTGGTCGACCAGAATCTCTCCATGGGCAAGGGCGGCATCCTCCATACGGAACTGGCCTCAGCCCTGTACGGTCAAGCCGATGCGCCGCCCATTCTCGCCAGCTTTGTCGGCGGTCTGGGCGGACGCGACATCGCACCCGCCGAGTTTTACCAGATGGTGCGGGTGGTGGAGGAGGCCGTTCAATCGGGAATCACACCTGCCCCGCGGCTGCTCTACACCGAGGAGGAGTTGCGCGGCATCAGGGGGCTGCAGAAGGTCGCCGGTATCCATTTTCACGAAGAGGGAGGGAAAGCATGA
- a CDS encoding thiamine pyrophosphate-dependent enzyme, protein MSQHAITSLRELPSRHLLGTGTPMCAGCGGLQTLHQIYDLLGARSVMVNAAGCMTLLAVYPCTPFRSSWLYTAMASAPAGAQGVRDALDILKAKGRISEEEDLSVIVLSGDGSAYGMGLSATSGAMDRGLDFLYLCYDNEGYGNTGHQSSPATPLGAQTATSTGSEGNVRQKKDLFAIWAAHNPSYVATVVGAYPLDLAKKVEQARDITGPKLILSLAPCPTGWGYDPSETVEIGKLAVATGVWPLKEYRNGKVVHTKIPKERLPVEEYLKRQSRFKHLFSPHPQENLLAAIQERVDRYWEAVLAEEEKPCSE, encoded by the coding sequence ATGAGCCAGCACGCTATCACATCGCTGCGGGAACTGCCTTCCCGCCATCTGCTCGGCACCGGCACGCCGATGTGCGCCGGTTGCGGCGGTTTGCAGACCCTGCATCAAATCTATGACCTGCTCGGTGCCCGGAGCGTAATGGTCAATGCGGCCGGCTGCATGACCCTGCTTGCCGTCTATCCCTGCACCCCCTTCCGCAGTTCCTGGCTTTATACTGCCATGGCCTCGGCACCGGCCGGTGCCCAAGGAGTGCGCGACGCACTGGACATCCTCAAGGCCAAGGGACGGATCAGCGAGGAAGAGGATCTCTCGGTCATCGTCCTCAGTGGTGACGGATCGGCCTACGGCATGGGGCTGTCCGCCACCTCCGGTGCCATGGACCGGGGATTGGATTTTCTCTATCTCTGCTATGACAACGAGGGCTACGGTAACACCGGACATCAGTCTTCCCCGGCCACACCCCTGGGGGCGCAGACGGCGACCAGTACGGGAAGCGAGGGCAATGTGCGGCAGAAAAAGGATCTGTTTGCCATCTGGGCTGCCCATAATCCGAGCTATGTGGCCACGGTGGTTGGCGCCTACCCGCTGGACCTGGCAAAGAAGGTGGAACAGGCCCGCGATATCACCGGCCCCAAGCTCATCCTCTCGCTGGCGCCCTGCCCCACCGGCTGGGGCTATGATCCGAGCGAGACGGTGGAGATCGGCAAGTTGGCGGTTGCCACCGGCGTCTGGCCGCTCAAGGAATATCGAAACGGCAAGGTGGTGCACACCAAGATTCCCAAAGAGCGGCTGCCGGTGGAGGAATACCTCAAACGCCAGTCCAGGTTCAAACATCTCTTCAGCCCGCACCCGCAGGAGAACCTGCTCGCTGCCATCCAGGAACGGGTCGACCGATACTGGGAGGCGGTGCTTGCCGAGGAGGAGAAACCATGCTCCGAATAA
- a CDS encoding 2-oxoacid:acceptor oxidoreductase family protein, translating into MYRIRFHARGGQGIKTASRIIGTALFLAGFDVQDAPRYGAERRGAPLFAYVRADRQPVNERGIILSPDLVVVSDENLVTMASGGVAAGVDQQTVVVLFSEQVEALWRKELPQAGRIVLFRPLTEEERPYIGVACAAAAARLLGLVSLDHLLEAVTKELASLGKATVAANLGVARRAYEEGADQAGIVHERKDLLASQWPRPQWIDLPFEPATVSAPVIVGACTSEIVPTGLWRSRRPVIDRDRCRRCWWICSTLCPDGAIQVDAEKRPIIDYQHCKGCMVCMSQCPAQAISAQPESEAHGGEEP; encoded by the coding sequence ATGTATCGTATCAGGTTTCACGCCCGGGGCGGCCAGGGCATCAAGACCGCGAGCCGCATCATCGGCACCGCCCTGTTCCTGGCGGGTTTTGACGTCCAGGATGCGCCCCGTTACGGGGCCGAACGCAGGGGCGCACCGCTCTTTGCCTATGTCCGCGCCGACAGACAGCCGGTCAACGAACGGGGAATCATCCTGAGTCCCGACCTGGTCGTCGTCAGCGATGAGAATCTCGTCACCATGGCCAGTGGTGGTGTTGCCGCCGGCGTTGACCAGCAGACGGTGGTGGTGCTGTTCAGTGAGCAGGTGGAAGCCCTGTGGCGCAAGGAACTGCCGCAGGCTGGGCGCATCGTCCTTTTCAGGCCGCTTACGGAGGAGGAGCGCCCGTATATCGGTGTGGCCTGCGCAGCCGCGGCTGCACGCCTCTTGGGTCTGGTTTCACTGGATCACCTCCTGGAGGCGGTCACCAAGGAACTGGCCTCTCTGGGCAAGGCCACCGTGGCCGCCAACTTGGGTGTCGCCCGCAGGGCCTATGAGGAGGGGGCCGATCAGGCAGGTATTGTCCATGAGCGTAAGGATCTCTTGGCAAGCCAGTGGCCACGGCCGCAGTGGATCGATCTTCCCTTTGAGCCGGCGACTGTCTCCGCACCCGTCATCGTTGGTGCGTGCACCAGCGAGATCGTGCCCACCGGTCTCTGGCGCAGCAGGCGGCCGGTGATCGATCGTGACCGTTGCCGGCGCTGCTGGTGGATCTGCTCCACCCTCTGTCCGGATGGGGCAATCCAGGTGGATGCGGAAAAACGGCCGATCATCGATTATCAGCACTGCAAGGGCTGTATGGTCTGCATGAGCCAATGCCCGGCCCAGGCAATCAGCGCCCAGCCCGAGAGCGAGGCGCACGGAGGTGAAGAGCCATGA
- a CDS encoding FAD binding domain-containing protein, with protein sequence MLRITNFRSVASLAEAYEILVTEPGSVVLGGCGYLRLGARKIETAIDLSRLGLDQIHRVGDTVEIGAMTSLRTIETHPLTGSLAQGVLRSALAHIVGVQLRNCVTIGGTVVGRYPFSDPITALLALDGVVQLYHQGRIELSTYLQSPGDKDIVEKIILPLDERVAAFASIRKAATDFAVLNTAVARCDDGFRIVVGSRPGRAMRALAAEAALNHQGLDRHTATEAAQLATEELAFGDNARASGDYRRSVCPVLIRRSLEEVLHAH encoded by the coding sequence ATGCTCCGAATAACGAATTTTCGTTCTGTTGCCAGCCTTGCCGAGGCCTACGAGATCCTGGTTACGGAGCCCGGTAGCGTTGTCCTTGGCGGCTGCGGATATCTCCGTCTGGGCGCGCGTAAAATCGAGACGGCCATTGACCTGTCGCGCCTTGGGCTCGACCAGATACACCGCGTTGGCGATACGGTCGAGATCGGGGCCATGACCTCGCTGCGCACCATCGAGACCCACCCCCTGACCGGCAGCCTGGCACAGGGTGTCCTGCGCAGCGCCCTTGCCCATATCGTCGGGGTGCAACTGCGCAACTGCGTCACCATCGGGGGCACGGTGGTCGGTCGCTATCCCTTTTCCGACCCGATCACCGCCCTCCTGGCCCTGGATGGCGTGGTCCAACTCTATCACCAAGGGAGGATTGAACTTTCGACCTATCTGCAATCGCCGGGCGACAAAGATATCGTCGAAAAGATCATCCTCCCCCTGGACGAACGCGTCGCCGCCTTTGCCAGCATTCGCAAGGCTGCCACCGATTTTGCCGTGCTCAACACGGCCGTTGCCCGGTGTGACGACGGTTTCCGCATTGTGGTCGGCAGCCGCCCCGGACGGGCCATGCGGGCCCTGGCTGCGGAGGCGGCTCTCAATCATCAGGGACTGGACAGGCACACGGCAACAGAGGCGGCGCAGCTGGCCACGGAGGAGTTGGCCTTCGGTGACAATGCCCGGGCCAGTGGCGATTACCGGCGTTCCGTCTGCCCGGTCCTCATCAGGCGAAGCTTGGAGGAGGTCCTGCATGCGCACTGA
- a CDS encoding 2Fe-2S iron-sulfur cluster-binding protein produces the protein MRTETRINGRMVTLEAPADEFLATTLRRYGYLSVKQGCDTGSCGLCTVWLDGRPVLSCCTLTARVSAREITTIEGVPEEAAVFARCMVAEGAEQCGFCAPGLTMTVLAMKRELSEPTEAAINNYLSGNLCRCSGYQGQMRAIKKFMGMQPCE, from the coding sequence ATGCGCACTGAGACCCGCATCAACGGCCGCATGGTCACCCTTGAGGCGCCAGCGGACGAATTCCTGGCAACGACCTTGCGCCGCTATGGCTACCTGAGCGTCAAGCAGGGCTGTGATACCGGCTCCTGCGGCCTGTGCACCGTCTGGCTGGACGGACGTCCGGTGCTCTCCTGCTGCACCCTCACCGCGCGGGTGAGCGCCAGAGAGATCACCACCATCGAAGGCGTGCCCGAAGAGGCGGCCGTCTTTGCCCGTTGCATGGTTGCAGAGGGGGCGGAACAGTGCGGCTTCTGTGCCCCCGGCCTAACCATGACCGTGCTGGCGATGAAACGGGAACTCAGCGAACCGACGGAGGCAGCGATCAACAATTATCTCTCCGGCAACCTCTGCCGCTGCTCCGGCTACCAGGGGCAGATGCGGGCCATCAAGAAATTCATGGGGATGCAACCATGCGAGTAA
- a CDS encoding molybdopterin cofactor-binding domain-containing protein: protein MRVIGQPVAKVDGLAIVTGKPVYTSDLDLNNQALTVKILRSPHAAARILAIDTSKALALPGVECVLTHHDAPETRFTLAGQSFPEPSPYDRRILDSQVRYVGDAVAIVAAVDEPTALLALDTINVDYEVLPPVLDPTTAIDNEHRVHGEQPFTHFDIGSDASRNIAASYTTEHGDVEAELTRCEVVIERTYTTQAQAHAMMETHRTTTCLDGNGRLQVTTSTQIPFHVRRHLARALGLPASRIKVIKPRVGGGFGGKQTASAEIFPSLVTLKTGKPARIVYSREETFACSTSRHAMHLTVRLGADRKGNIRVIDISCLSDTGAYGEHASTVLGAVGHKTLPLYGKTRACRYHGHAVYTNKVPGGALRGYGATQGTFALESAINELAAQLAMDPAELRLQNLLNQGEPHPALAGSTAGASVVLASSSLAQCIARGKELIGWQAKYPRVAMSKTKVRGYGMAVTMQGSGIAGIDTGSVMIKLNEDGFFTLSHAASDMGQGSDTVLCQIAAELLEVEMDQIVVCSLDLDTLPYDTGAYASSGTHVTGRATQRAAEDMLSQMRAAAATQLQADLNEITYCQGMFTGPGGTMSLAELARSLCSFSGKDQLIAKGTYGGTTSPPPFIAGFAEVEVDLETGECRLTDYVATVDCGTVLNSNLARIQVEGGLVMGIGLALFEEVRHSARGRLNTNSFLDYNIPSRLDIPTLQVEFVPSYEPTGPFGAKSIGEIGCNTPAPAIAHAIANAVGVFCRQLPISAEMVLQAMRTSASHASPAGK from the coding sequence ATGCGAGTAATCGGTCAACCAGTGGCAAAGGTGGATGGGCTGGCGATCGTCACCGGAAAACCGGTCTATACCAGCGACCTTGACCTCAACAACCAGGCGTTGACGGTCAAGATCCTGCGCAGCCCCCATGCCGCAGCCCGCATTCTTGCCATCGATACCAGCAAGGCTCTTGCCCTACCCGGGGTGGAGTGCGTGCTCACCCACCACGATGCCCCAGAGACGCGCTTTACCCTCGCGGGCCAATCCTTTCCCGAGCCTTCCCCCTATGATCGACGCATCCTCGACAGCCAGGTCCGCTATGTGGGGGATGCGGTGGCCATTGTCGCCGCGGTCGACGAGCCGACCGCGCTGCTCGCCCTGGATACAATCAACGTCGATTACGAGGTCCTGCCCCCGGTGCTGGACCCGACAACGGCGATCGACAACGAACACCGGGTGCACGGGGAACAACCTTTTACCCATTTCGATATCGGCAGCGATGCCAGCCGCAACATCGCAGCCAGTTACACGACCGAACATGGCGATGTCGAGGCCGAACTGACCCGGTGCGAGGTGGTTATCGAACGAACCTACACCACCCAGGCCCAGGCCCATGCCATGATGGAGACCCACCGGACCACGACCTGCCTTGATGGCAACGGCCGGCTGCAGGTAACGACCTCCACCCAGATCCCCTTTCACGTGCGGCGCCACCTTGCCCGCGCCCTTGGCCTGCCCGCAAGCAGGATCAAGGTGATCAAGCCTCGGGTCGGCGGCGGATTCGGGGGCAAACAGACGGCCAGTGCGGAGATCTTTCCCTCCCTGGTCACCCTCAAGACCGGCAAACCGGCCCGGATCGTCTACAGCCGCGAGGAAACCTTTGCCTGTTCCACCAGTCGCCACGCCATGCACCTCACCGTTCGCCTGGGCGCCGACCGAAAGGGAAATATCCGCGTGATCGACATCTCCTGTCTGTCCGATACCGGGGCCTATGGAGAACACGCCTCCACCGTTCTTGGTGCAGTGGGGCACAAGACGCTACCCCTCTATGGAAAAACCAGGGCCTGCCGCTACCATGGCCACGCGGTCTACACCAACAAGGTCCCCGGCGGTGCCCTGCGCGGCTACGGCGCCACCCAGGGCACCTTTGCCTTGGAATCGGCCATCAACGAGCTGGCCGCACAGTTGGCCATGGATCCGGCGGAGTTGCGCCTGCAGAACCTGCTCAATCAGGGAGAACCCCATCCGGCCCTTGCTGGCTCCACCGCCGGAGCATCGGTTGTGCTCGCCAGCAGCAGTCTCGCCCAGTGTATTGCCAGAGGGAAGGAGTTGATCGGTTGGCAGGCCAAGTACCCCCGGGTTGCTATGAGCAAAACCAAGGTGCGTGGCTACGGGATGGCGGTCACCATGCAGGGCTCGGGCATTGCCGGCATCGATACCGGTTCCGTGATGATCAAACTCAATGAAGACGGCTTTTTCACCCTGAGTCATGCAGCCTCGGATATGGGGCAGGGTTCGGACACCGTCCTCTGCCAGATTGCCGCCGAACTCCTTGAGGTGGAAATGGATCAGATCGTGGTCTGCAGCCTTGATCTCGACACCCTGCCCTACGATACCGGCGCCTATGCCTCCAGCGGTACCCATGTCACCGGCAGGGCCACCCAGCGAGCGGCCGAAGACATGCTCAGCCAAATGCGAGCTGCCGCGGCAACCCAGCTGCAAGCGGATCTCAACGAGATCACCTATTGCCAGGGCATGTTCACCGGTCCTGGTGGCACGATGTCGCTGGCCGAACTGGCGCGCAGCCTCTGCTCCTTTTCCGGCAAGGACCAGCTGATTGCCAAGGGGACCTATGGCGGCACCACCTCGCCCCCACCCTTTATCGCCGGTTTTGCCGAGGTCGAGGTCGATCTGGAGACCGGTGAGTGTCGGTTGACGGATTATGTTGCAACCGTGGATTGCGGTACGGTGCTCAACAGCAACCTGGCCCGCATCCAGGTTGAGGGCGGTCTGGTGATGGGGATTGGCCTGGCGTTATTCGAGGAGGTTCGACACAGTGCAAGGGGTCGCCTCAACACCAACTCGTTTTTGGACTACAACATCCCATCCCGCCTCGACATCCCGACGCTCCAGGTGGAGTTTGTCCCCAGCTATGAACCCACGGGACCGTTCGGGGCCAAATCCATCGGCGAAATCGGCTGCAACACCCCCGCCCCAGCTATTGCCCATGCGATCGCAAACGCCGTTGGTGTTTTTTGTCGGCAACTGCCGATCAGTGCCGAGATGGTCCTGCAGGCCATGCGGACCTCCGCATCTCACGCCTCACCAGCAGGTAAATGA